The following DNA comes from Desulfatiglans anilini DSM 4660.
AAGTTTCACCGAAGCGGCGGAGAAGCTCTTCATTACCCAACCGGCCGTGACGGCGCAAATACGCGCCTTCGAAGAAGCCTGCAACCTCAAATTGTTCAAAAAAAAAGGGCGCCACGTCAATCTTACAGACGAAGGGAAGGCCCTTTTTCACTATGCCCGCAAGGTTTTCGAATTCGAGCATGAAATTGAGGTTGCGATCGACAAAATGCACCAGCTCAAGCGGGGGGTCCTGCGGATAGGGACCACCAAGACCTATGCGCGTTACTTCATGCCTTACCTTCTCAGCGCCTTTTTGAAGGATTACCCAGACATAAAGGTCTTTTTGAACGAGGGCAGTTCGGCCGAAATGACCCGCGGACTGCTCGATCTGACTATCGAGATCGCGGTAATCGCCAAAGCCGAGGAGAACCCAGCGGTTGTCTTCAGGCCCTTCAGCCAGGAGGAACTGCTGCCTATTCTTCCACCCGGTCACAGGCTGGCGGGGCGGGACTCGGTGCATTTCACGGAATTGGCCGGGGATCCGATCATTTTGAAGGATACCGGGTCAGGGACGAGGAGGCGCGTGGCGGATCTCTTCGCGAGGTACGGACGTGTCCCGAATATCCTGATGGAAACGAACAATGTCGAGTTCATCAAAGAGCTGGTTGGGAGGGGAGAGGGCTTCTCTTTCCTCGTCAAGGCGGCCGTGGTGCAGGAGGTAAAAGAAAAACGGCTGGTCACGCCTCAGATAAGGGGGGAGCATCTTTACCTCGATGTGAGCATCGCCTACCTGAAGGATCAGTCCCTTTCGAGGCCAGCCAAGGCCTTTCTGCGTATGCTCGAGAATCTGGCCGGCGACAACCCGTCACCGGCCGAAGGCATCGGGGCGCTCACAGCGAGGATCCTGGCCCGCGCCGAGAAAACTGCCCGGATCGAATGACACGCCTTTCCGAACAGCCGCCATCCGCCTTTGTATTCTAATCTTCGAAAAAACCTCTACTCACCGCTGTTCTGGATCATGGCATGCATTTCCCGGGCGCACTGCTCGGCGAAGGTGCTCGAATTGATGTGCTGGTGCGATTCCTGGATGCTGACCGCAGATGAGAGATTCTCACGGACTGTGTTCAGGAAAAAACGGTTCATCGCCGGATCATACAGAGGCGCACCTTCCTTGTCGGCCTCGGACCACCCGAGCGTTGGGATGAGCAGTTTGGCACCCCGGCCGAAACGATTCAATTTTTCGGCCAGCTGGCGGGCCAGTGTCGCAGCCTCCTCCCGGCTCAATCGAACGGCGGAACGGAAATCATAGAAGAAGATGCTTCGCTCCCGGTATCGCTCCGGTATGTGGTTGCGATCGAAGATCAGAACTGCGCAGTCGAGGCCCCCGGGGATCACCAGACGGGGTGGGTTGGGTCTTCCGGGGAAGGGCACGAGCCTTCCCGGCCCGATGCCGCCGCAGTAACCGTCCAGGAGGGCGTCGGCCAGTTCGTGGGTGGCGAAATCGAGGACGCCCGCGAACAGCCCTTCGGATGCCAGTTCTTCCATCGCCATCCCGCCGGTTCCATTGGCGTGAAAGGGAATGACTTCGTAGCCGAGCGCCTCCAGATGCCTGCGTACGTGCTCCGCCCCCTCGGTAATGAAGCCGAACATGGTCAGGCCCACCCGCTTTTTCGTCCTGCCGGTTCGATGCCTTTCGTTGCTTTCCACCATGCCGCAGACGGCTCCGGCGGCGCGCTCCAGCAGTCCGGCGGAAATGCTGTTGATGCCCAGCAGATCCACGACGCTGTGCATCATGGTGATATCTTTGGTCCCCACGGTACGGGACATGTCCCTGGAGGCCACCGTGGATATCATGACCTTGGGGGTGCCCATGGGGAGGATGCGCATGATCTCGGTGCAGAGATAGGTGCCGGTCCCTCCGCCCGCTGAGATGACTCCGGAGAGGCCGTCCTGCCGGTAGCGTTCCTGCACCACCGAGCGCCCCTTCTCGATGACGGCCTCGATGGCTTCGTCTCGGCCCAGACCTCCGCGGGGCGCGATCGCCTCGGTGTACAGATCGTAGTCGACGGGAAAAGGCGCCGGGGCCTTGGTTCCCGCGTGAATCGTCAACGCCGGAAATCCCCGTTCTTCGATCACGTCTCTGAGGTAAGCATGTTCCTCTCCTTTGGAATCGAAGGTCCCCAGTACAACGACCGCCTTGTTTCTCTCCATGGCAACGCTCCATTATCCATAGGTTGCAGCGGGTGGAAGGGATACTTCCCGACAAAGTCCATATTCTTTGAAACGGTCTATTCAGAGTGCTTGCCGTTAGACGCGCACGAACTGTTGTCCGTGCCGGGGGCTGCGCCTGACAGCGTGTTCGACAGCCTGCCGTTCCTGAGCAGG
Coding sequences within:
- a CDS encoding LysR family transcriptional regulator, whose amino-acid sequence is MINFNHFRIFYYAAKAESFTEAAEKLFITQPAVTAQIRAFEEACNLKLFKKKGRHVNLTDEGKALFHYARKVFEFEHEIEVAIDKMHQLKRGVLRIGTTKTYARYFMPYLLSAFLKDYPDIKVFLNEGSSAEMTRGLLDLTIEIAVIAKAEENPAVVFRPFSQEELLPILPPGHRLAGRDSVHFTELAGDPIILKDTGSGTRRRVADLFARYGRVPNILMETNNVEFIKELVGRGEGFSFLVKAAVVQEVKEKRLVTPQIRGEHLYLDVSIAYLKDQSLSRPAKAFLRMLENLAGDNPSPAEGIGALTARILARAEKTARIE
- a CDS encoding Tm-1-like ATP-binding domain-containing protein, which produces MERNKAVVVLGTFDSKGEEHAYLRDVIEERGFPALTIHAGTKAPAPFPVDYDLYTEAIAPRGGLGRDEAIEAVIEKGRSVVQERYRQDGLSGVISAGGGTGTYLCTEIMRILPMGTPKVMISTVASRDMSRTVGTKDITMMHSVVDLLGINSISAGLLERAAGAVCGMVESNERHRTGRTKKRVGLTMFGFITEGAEHVRRHLEALGYEVIPFHANGTGGMAMEELASEGLFAGVLDFATHELADALLDGYCGGIGPGRLVPFPGRPNPPRLVIPGGLDCAVLIFDRNHIPERYRERSIFFYDFRSAVRLSREEAATLARQLAEKLNRFGRGAKLLIPTLGWSEADKEGAPLYDPAMNRFFLNTVRENLSSAVSIQESHQHINSSTFAEQCAREMHAMIQNSGE